The following are from one region of the Hymenobacter sp. YIM 151858-1 genome:
- a CDS encoding T9SS type A sorting domain-containing protein, translating into MISTSSTFRAFGFVLRVCWLLLLIGGSGRAFGQSAITPVHTGRLSDFGAWSYSGDVTTQTVSSNDYLRLQNSAATVITPTLNFANYTSKSLNFRLRTFNGTDATKNTITVTVSADNGATWTAGTYTRTPSSSTLTAVSTIDLSGISATQVKIRFQSLGSDGVVGLGIDDIAITGSINTANFSISAPTLSEATVCAGANLSVAFAASGNFGTGNVFTAQLSDASGNFANPTSIGSAGASPIAAVVPATVAAGSGYLVRVVASNPSISSASSAALQVAKPSVSISPVGAQSVALGSSGAPLTATEAAGVIRRQWAVGTSAAGPFTAIAGEVGPTYTPNISAAGSYFVVVQSEYGAPCNTTVRSNVVQVNVTLPKTLLRWDGGGDKISFADANNWSPDLQPADGYDLLLDHTFVTSAYQVVLPTGAPAPLSLSSMVVNPNGGAAITVTLPSGNTTDEYLRFTRSTDALVLHSGATFVNNSGSGTGTPVDVSTAGSNFVLYNGGAYVHRTNRSVSALLDNLSAIEGTENGLFAFETVGTSSSTLSLNGRTFGRLAFRAVAGNIIYSSSGTNALTIRGNLEIDAGATLVVNLNADVTLRGNLINNGNFRFSPSSATARPRLIFGGSAPQTISGTALGATTGASYLGTNVLLQLNNSHGLTLATPVTLNAGAATATNNGGLELLSGKLTTNAGAPLTLAPNAVVLSPASATSSYVSGPMIREVAMVASTGTEQPASSPTLDFPVGSADRLRTVSLTLSPASTGTATYLVEALEQGAPALGLPTTLERVSAVRHYRVQRLGGTAAIAQASIALPISNDDFVTNPAGLRVAAANKEQSTFSDLEGTVSNGAISAVAPAGLSAQPYVFALASAVGANNPLPVELTAFAATRQKHQVQLRWQTAQELNSSGFEVQRSTDGKRFELVGRVAAAGHSATLREYTWLDAYAPAGTLYYRMLQVDKDGSSKFSPVVTVAALLPGVVSIYPNPTSDVLRIDAPATPWQWEVRNNLGQVQLQGNAAGPAEIRIYNLAAGAYFLHILSNGQQVKHRFVKR; encoded by the coding sequence ATGATTTCAACCTCTTCTACTTTTCGGGCGTTTGGGTTTGTGCTAAGGGTGTGCTGGCTGTTGCTCCTTATCGGAGGCAGCGGCCGGGCGTTTGGCCAGTCCGCAATTACGCCGGTACACACCGGGCGGCTTTCCGATTTCGGAGCCTGGAGCTACAGCGGCGACGTGACGACGCAAACCGTAAGTAGCAACGATTACCTGCGCCTGCAGAACAGTGCGGCTACGGTGATTACCCCCACGCTCAACTTTGCTAACTATACTTCCAAGTCGCTCAACTTTAGGTTGCGCACTTTTAACGGGACGGACGCGACTAAGAATACCATTACCGTTACGGTTTCGGCCGACAACGGCGCTACCTGGACGGCTGGTACTTACACCCGCACGCCAAGCTCCAGCACGCTTACGGCCGTGAGTACCATCGATCTGTCGGGCATCAGCGCAACGCAGGTGAAAATCCGCTTTCAGAGCCTAGGTTCCGACGGGGTGGTGGGCCTTGGCATTGATGACATTGCCATTACCGGCAGTATCAACACCGCCAATTTCAGCATTAGTGCTCCTACGCTTTCAGAGGCCACGGTATGTGCCGGCGCTAACCTGAGCGTGGCGTTTGCTGCCAGCGGCAACTTCGGAACCGGAAACGTATTTACGGCCCAGCTCTCCGATGCCAGCGGCAACTTTGCCAACCCAACCAGCATTGGCAGTGCTGGCGCTTCGCCTATTGCGGCTGTTGTGCCGGCAACCGTTGCGGCCGGTTCGGGCTACCTGGTGCGGGTAGTTGCCAGCAACCCTAGCATCAGCAGTGCCAGCTCGGCGGCGCTGCAAGTGGCAAAACCCAGTGTGAGCATATCACCTGTCGGCGCGCAGAGCGTGGCCCTAGGTAGCAGCGGTGCCCCCCTTACGGCCACCGAAGCGGCCGGGGTCATCAGGCGGCAATGGGCTGTGGGTACCAGCGCTGCGGGGCCGTTTACGGCTATTGCTGGCGAAGTTGGCCCTACTTACACGCCCAATATTTCGGCGGCAGGTTCGTATTTCGTTGTAGTGCAATCGGAGTACGGAGCGCCCTGCAATACCACCGTACGAAGCAACGTGGTGCAGGTAAACGTAACCTTGCCCAAAACCTTGTTGCGTTGGGATGGCGGCGGCGACAAAATATCATTCGCCGATGCCAACAACTGGAGCCCCGACCTACAACCTGCCGACGGCTACGACCTGTTGCTGGATCATACGTTCGTGACATCGGCCTACCAAGTGGTGCTGCCAACCGGAGCGCCAGCACCGTTGAGCTTGTCGTCGATGGTGGTGAACCCCAACGGTGGCGCAGCCATCACGGTAACGCTGCCTAGCGGCAATACTACCGATGAGTACCTCCGCTTTACACGCAGCACCGATGCCTTGGTACTGCACAGCGGGGCCACGTTCGTGAACAACTCGGGCTCGGGCACAGGTACGCCCGTGGATGTGAGCACTGCCGGAAGCAATTTTGTGCTGTACAACGGTGGCGCGTACGTGCATCGGACCAACCGTTCGGTATCCGCATTGCTTGATAATCTTTCGGCTATCGAGGGTACCGAAAATGGGTTATTTGCCTTCGAAACCGTTGGGACCAGCAGCTCCACCCTTTCGCTAAACGGCCGTACGTTCGGGCGCTTAGCCTTTCGGGCTGTGGCGGGCAATATCATTTACTCGTCGTCGGGCACCAACGCGCTTACCATCCGGGGCAACCTGGAAATCGACGCGGGTGCGACGTTGGTGGTCAACCTGAACGCCGATGTTACGCTGCGCGGAAACCTGATCAACAACGGCAACTTTCGTTTTTCGCCGAGCAGCGCCACCGCTCGTCCGCGCCTGATATTCGGCGGAAGTGCGCCGCAAACCATCAGCGGCACCGCCCTAGGTGCCACCACGGGGGCATCGTACCTGGGAACCAACGTATTGTTGCAACTCAACAACAGCCATGGCCTGACCTTGGCCACGCCCGTTACGCTCAACGCAGGCGCTGCCACGGCCACTAATAATGGCGGCCTGGAGTTGCTTAGCGGCAAACTCACCACCAACGCAGGCGCTCCGCTAACGTTGGCTCCGAACGCGGTGGTCCTGAGCCCTGCTAGCGCAACCAGCAGTTACGTAAGCGGCCCCATGATCCGGGAGGTAGCCATGGTGGCATCCACGGGAACTGAGCAACCGGCCAGCAGCCCTACGTTGGATTTTCCGGTAGGCTCCGCCGACCGCCTGCGCACCGTTTCGCTTACCCTTTCTCCGGCTTCCACCGGTACCGCCACGTATCTGGTAGAGGCTTTAGAGCAGGGCGCGCCTGCCCTAGGCTTGCCGACCACGCTCGAGCGCGTGTCGGCGGTGCGGCATTACCGGGTACAGCGCCTAGGTGGTACCGCGGCCATTGCCCAGGCCAGCATTGCGCTGCCCATCAGCAACGACGATTTTGTGACCAACCCTGCAGGCTTGCGCGTAGCCGCTGCCAACAAAGAGCAAAGCACTTTCAGCGACCTGGAGGGCACGGTTAGCAACGGAGCTATTTCGGCCGTTGCCCCGGCGGGGCTGAGCGCACAGCCTTACGTGTTTGCGTTGGCAAGTGCAGTGGGGGCAAACAACCCGTTGCCCGTGGAGCTTACTGCCTTTGCTGCTACCCGGCAAAAGCATCAAGTACAACTGCGCTGGCAAACTGCGCAAGAGCTAAACAGCAGCGGGTTTGAGGTGCAGCGCAGCACCGATGGCAAACGATTTGAGCTGGTTGGGCGGGTAGCCGCAGCAGGGCATAGTGCTACCCTGCGCGAGTATACTTGGCTGGATGCTTATGCGCCGGCCGGAACGCTGTATTACCGAATGCTGCAGGTTGATAAAGATGGTTCATCGAAGTTTTCGCCTGTGGTAACGGTAGCCGCGCTGCTGCCCGGAGTGGTAAGCATTTACCCCAACCCGACAAGTGACGTCTTGCGCATCGATGCACCCGCTACCCCTTGGCAGTGGGAAGTGCGCAACAACCTAGGGCAGGTGCAACTGCAGGGCAATGCTGCCGGGCCTGCAGAAATCAGAATTTATAACCTCGCCGCCGGAGCGTATTTCCTGCACATATTAAGCAACGGCCAACAGGTAAAACATCGGTTTGTAAAGCGGTAA
- a CDS encoding T9SS type A sorting domain-containing protein, which yields MSNTTVYARFRPTQVGTIDPDLNFLYAQSNTRPSPPPAFAYSDFIRLTGVGTAAQPEIQVSPTALGFGSQTINTTSTPQAITVTGLSLTNPITVTAPAGFQVSNGGAYGTTTTLPASGGTVNVVFAPTVVQNYVDEVTFSSAGAPSKTVSVSGAGEAPAAVLNVSPTSLNFGTIDQGSSSPVQSIQVSGSFLSNDGTGTLSVGAPNGFLIRTGTNNFGPGPIALPIVNGSVAQTTIDVIFAPNTAGSFSGNISFVAPRITRNVSVQGQANAVTTPTITVNPDNLNFQTVSNSGSGQTLSFTVRAINLTEPLVLTGSSSNIVFRDATASGGFVNGTLSINPEADGSLVRVIEVRLAGPFATGTTSFSGNITASSAGAINRVVTVTASPVLAGNSVINVSGDLVQFSTVPGEPSAVQTYTVEGSNLLQPLTVQAPPFFQISKSSDFDFLNGATGNSLQFVADRGNDLIAKTIYIRYLPPNARDDAESILHSSDPAQGVAKPVTGTSQPTIFLANAFNEVRQVVINTTSAAQQLNLRAERVRRPITISTTVEPNTFNPSNTQQFEFSLTGVEGSYQSSVTINPNATTFSVNQQIYVRYKPTYLGSALGQLRYQSSDFAISGLQFFQNNGLLTGRSIDTQPTKEATVQDGTLRVTRSGSTATVEFLLPPNYVAEGYGEGRLIVASESAALPPANQPVDGTSYQTGNQRYGEGPQLAPGYFSVYAGSNLQAVIENLDPTKDYYFYIFEFNNVFRLGNTDFAVQTAENYKTPTVPDPIIGIRVPGTPQPPLPVELVSFDAKLRNGKVYLNWATAQEKNNRGFEVERSQNGSEFASIGFRAGHGTSAQRHEYSLVDEQPLGGVSYYRLKQLDNDGKVNYSPVLTVKNGRVADVAVYPNPVDDVLNVRLSQGGADADVVVSDLLGRIVLRGKLSANGTFNTSSLQPGNYVVTITSGAEKVTRKVTKR from the coding sequence GTGAGCAACACCACTGTGTACGCTCGTTTCCGCCCGACGCAGGTAGGTACGATTGATCCGGATCTGAATTTCCTGTACGCGCAATCGAATACGCGTCCCTCGCCGCCGCCCGCATTCGCCTATTCGGATTTTATCCGCTTAACTGGCGTGGGTACTGCAGCTCAGCCCGAAATTCAGGTAAGCCCCACGGCACTGGGTTTTGGCTCCCAAACCATCAACACTACCTCCACACCGCAGGCCATCACGGTAACGGGCTTGTCGCTGACCAATCCGATTACGGTGACGGCTCCGGCTGGCTTCCAGGTTAGCAACGGCGGTGCGTACGGTACCACCACTACGCTGCCAGCAAGCGGTGGCACCGTAAATGTAGTGTTCGCGCCCACCGTGGTGCAGAACTACGTTGACGAGGTAACTTTCAGCAGCGCGGGAGCTCCCAGCAAAACCGTTTCGGTATCCGGTGCGGGCGAAGCTCCGGCAGCTGTGCTTAACGTGTCGCCTACCAGCCTGAACTTCGGCACCATTGATCAGGGTTCGAGCAGCCCGGTACAGAGCATTCAGGTTAGCGGCAGCTTCCTTTCGAACGACGGCACTGGTACCCTTTCGGTAGGAGCTCCGAACGGCTTCCTGATTCGTACGGGCACCAACAACTTCGGTCCCGGTCCTATTGCCTTGCCGATCGTAAACGGCAGCGTGGCGCAAACTACTATTGACGTAATTTTTGCGCCTAATACGGCTGGGTCGTTTAGCGGAAATATCTCGTTTGTAGCGCCTCGCATCACCCGCAATGTGTCGGTGCAAGGTCAGGCAAACGCCGTTACTACGCCCACCATTACGGTAAACCCCGACAACCTAAACTTCCAGACGGTTTCGAATTCGGGCTCGGGGCAAACGCTCAGCTTTACTGTTCGCGCCATCAACCTGACCGAACCGCTGGTGCTCACGGGCTCGTCGAGCAACATCGTATTCCGCGATGCTACGGCTAGCGGCGGTTTCGTGAACGGTACTTTGAGCATCAACCCCGAAGCTGATGGATCGTTGGTACGCGTGATTGAAGTTCGGTTGGCTGGTCCGTTCGCTACTGGCACTACCAGCTTCAGCGGCAACATCACGGCCAGCAGCGCCGGCGCTATCAACCGCGTTGTAACGGTTACGGCCTCGCCTGTTTTGGCCGGCAACTCGGTGATCAACGTATCTGGCGACCTTGTTCAGTTCTCAACGGTACCCGGCGAACCTTCTGCTGTGCAGACCTATACGGTTGAGGGTTCGAACCTGCTCCAGCCTCTGACGGTGCAGGCGCCGCCTTTCTTCCAGATCAGCAAATCATCTGATTTTGATTTCCTGAATGGCGCTACCGGTAACTCGCTGCAGTTTGTGGCAGACCGTGGCAATGACCTGATTGCGAAAACAATCTATATCCGCTACCTGCCGCCGAACGCCCGCGACGATGCCGAAAGCATTTTGCACTCGAGCGACCCTGCGCAGGGTGTGGCCAAACCCGTAACGGGCACCAGCCAGCCGACGATTTTCCTGGCTAATGCCTTCAACGAAGTTCGTCAGGTAGTTATCAACACTACCTCGGCTGCGCAACAACTGAACCTGCGTGCCGAGCGCGTGCGTCGTCCGATTACCATTTCGACTACGGTTGAGCCTAACACGTTCAACCCGAGCAACACGCAGCAATTCGAGTTTTCGCTCACCGGCGTCGAAGGGTCTTACCAGAGCTCGGTAACGATCAACCCGAACGCTACCACGTTCAGCGTGAATCAGCAGATTTATGTGCGCTACAAGCCCACTTACCTGGGCAGCGCCCTAGGTCAGCTGCGCTACCAGAGCAGCGACTTCGCGATTTCCGGTCTGCAGTTCTTCCAGAACAACGGCTTGCTTACGGGTCGCTCGATTGACACGCAGCCCACGAAAGAGGCTACCGTACAAGATGGCACCCTGCGCGTAACCCGCTCGGGCAGCACCGCTACGGTTGAGTTCCTGTTGCCGCCTAACTACGTGGCCGAGGGCTACGGCGAGGGTCGCCTGATTGTGGCCAGCGAAAGCGCAGCTCTGCCGCCTGCCAACCAACCCGTTGACGGCACCTCGTACCAGACCGGCAACCAGCGCTACGGCGAAGGTCCGCAACTGGCTCCTGGCTACTTCTCGGTATACGCTGGCTCCAACCTGCAAGCTGTTATCGAGAACCTCGATCCGACGAAGGACTACTACTTCTACATCTTCGAGTTCAACAACGTATTCCGCCTGGGCAACACCGACTTTGCGGTGCAGACGGCTGAGAACTACAAGACCCCGACGGTACCCGACCCCATCATTGGTATCCGCGTGCCTGGCACTCCGCAGCCTCCGCTGCCGGTTGAGCTGGTGTCGTTCGATGCTAAGCTGCGCAACGGCAAGGTGTACCTGAACTGGGCTACTGCGCAGGAGAAGAACAACCGTGGCTTCGAGGTAGAGCGTAGCCAGAACGGCAGCGAATTCGCCAGCATCGGCTTCAGAGCAGGTCATGGTACTTCGGCCCAGCGCCACGAGTACAGCCTTGTTGATGAGCAGCCCCTAGGTGGCGTTTCGTACTACCGCCTGAAGCAGCTCGACAACGATGGCAAGGTGAACTACTCGCCGGTGCTCACCGTGAAGAACGGCCGCGTGGCTGACGTAGCAGTGTATCCGAACCCCGTGGATGACGTGCTGAACGTGCGCCTGAGCCAGGGTGGTGCCGATGCCGACGTGGTAGTATCCGATCTGTTGGGCCGCATTGTACTGCGTGGCAAGCTGTCGGCTAACGGCACCTTCAACACCAGCAGCCTGCAACCCGGCAACTACGTGGTAACCATCACGAGCGGTGCCGAGAAAGTAACCCGCAAGGTGACGAAGCGCTAA
- a CDS encoding HesB/IscA family protein — translation MITVSDKAKEKVERLRSDAGLTDAFRLRASVSGGGCSGLSYKLDFDDEVKPMDQEFEDKGVRVVVDMKSFLYLAGTELDFSDGLNGKGFFFNNPNASRTCGCGESFSV, via the coding sequence ATGATTACCGTATCAGATAAAGCCAAGGAGAAAGTTGAGCGCCTGCGCAGCGATGCTGGCCTTACCGATGCTTTCCGCCTGCGGGCTTCGGTTTCGGGCGGAGGCTGCTCGGGCCTTTCGTACAAGCTCGACTTCGACGACGAAGTGAAGCCCATGGACCAGGAGTTTGAGGATAAAGGCGTGCGCGTGGTGGTCGATATGAAAAGCTTCCTCTACCTGGCCGGCACCGAGCTCGATTTTTCCGACGGGCTCAACGGCAAAGGCTTCTTCTTCAACAACCCCAACGCTTCGCGCACCTGCGGTTGCGGCGAGAGTTTCTCGGTGTAA